The genome window CTAAAAACTATATGGTCGCTATCTAAGAACAACAAAGCACATAAAATTTATCCCTTCACGGTCTGTAAAATTTTCGGAATTTTGTCTGACTACGTAACATTAGGTTTCCTAACTAAAGGAGGGCACAAAGAAACAAACCCGAAGAGCTTGTAATACTTGCCTCATCTCTCTCAATAAAACCTGTCTGCCTCAGATCGTATAACCTAAATGCAACTGCAGGACAATTTCCACAAATCAGAAGTTAAAATTAGCGACTTAGTACATCATATAGGAGAGTGtttattagaacaaaattagaatttttCCCCGAGAAAGTAAATCTTACATTCAATTTTGTCGGATACTGGGGCATCTGGATGAAATATGCTCAATGACCGGACAAACTCTCCAAATTCTATAACTCCATTCCGTTTTacatcaaacaagtcaaatATCTGCATAACATATACCTGTCTTAGTACACATAAATATTGAAGTTTTCTGTGACCTTGTTTATGCCAAAGTTTTGCCTTAAGAGGTTAGATCAAGGTAAGAAATACTCAGAATCCGACAGCAACTATTGCAGTCACCACTCACTAGTCACTAGTCATAGCATTTTATACAACTTTTAGCTACAAACAGATCATTATCATGGCCTAAAAGGACAGGGAAATTTCTTTTAAATAGCATACCCTGTCGGCAAAGAGATTCTTCTTGTTTCTGTTCCTGAATAATGCAAGCTGTAACTCTTCCTACAGCCAATATGAAGATCCTTAGTAACTTTTTTGTTGAGTATTCATTAAGAATTCAAAAATTGCGAAATCAAATTTAACGGAACTAGAAACAAGATTTGCAATCTGATGAACGTACCTTATTAATGAGTCCATCATCAATAATGGAACTGCTTAGTTTTCTGAATAGCTGGAACAAAGCCTCTACTTCACTAACTGTAACTGCGTATAAGGAATACTTCcctcaataataataatcaatttttttttgttgaagcaTGCTCTGCAAAATTTATGGATGGACCTAACTGCATGTCTTATAGGCTATAGCTACTTGACTGAAGGAGAGCATGGTAATTTTAGCATATTAAACTCATTAATTGCATATATACATGGCCAAATGTGCATTTAACATCGTAAGTGGGATCCTGAGTTCTGTGGTTTGAACTCTTTGGCCAAAAAACAAGCCTTTGATTCCGCTGGCCTACACAGTGTCCATTAAACAAAACTTGATCCTGCACATGGGAATGAACTTTGCAATACTCCTGTAAATTGTAATAGAGCTATAATTCCACTTGAGGTAGATGAAAATTATCGATTCAGGCATGACACAAGTACTTTAATTTGGAAAGGACTTCTGATAGAATAAGAGAGCATCAACAACATACACTCTAGAAAGTGAAACAAGTAGCTAAAAAACGCAAATACTCACAAGATGTTTCCGAGGCAAGAACTGTTGGCTCCTCATAACCAGGTGTATGTTTCCTTGTCTTCGAGGGAAAGCAGCCCATCAAGCTGTCCACATTCAGAACGCAGGAGGCACAAGGGGCTAATCGGAAAATAACCAGTATTACAACTTTGTAAACCACCCTGTCACCGGAAACCAAATTACTACCGCTGAATCACTTGATTAGTAACAAACAAGATAGCGTAATTGATCACAATAATATGCAATCAGGCCAAGTTCTTCGCGTTCTAAGATACCCTTCGCAGTAAACAACTTTATACCAAACTGGCGAAAACCATCCTACCAACGACGACATTTAATTACCTACTAAACCAAttgccatcatcatcatcacagaATATAAGTCCTCTTTATTTAGAGACAAAGAAATTAATTACTTCAATTCTACACCAGAATCTTATACAATGATATCAAATGAAGAATTAACAATTCAAGTATGCATAAAAACAAAGAACACAATGCCAAATCAATACATTAGTACCCCTACTTGACAACCAATTTCAACTAGTAGCCAAGAAAGACAAAAGTACAGCTATCAAGCCTGTCAAACTTTAACGAAAATATTTTAAGTTCCACAAGTTCACAATTAAATACTCCTTAGAGAAATAAGCATgataaaatactccctctgtccctctcatttctttacggttactattttgggatgtccctctcatttctttacattaccataaatagtaagttttttccatcattacacccactatcttcccccactatctcatatttaacaataaaaactactattacacccactactttcctccactatctcaaatctattattaaatattgatgggtcccaccactttacccacttttcatctaaatttactcatttttcatatattgtcttggtctccgtgtccccctccaatgtaaacaattgagggggacggagggagtaagaatGAAGATAAAGAAGTATCTAAGTAtatactacaagtctacaaccaCACAATCATAATATCAATATGCATAAGTACTACCACTAAATTACTAAAATTGGGCACATCATGCTACCTCAGCAAATCTAACATCTCCCAGTCAGGCTTCCCATTCAAGTACTTAAGAGGTCTCCTGTAATCAAAACACAgaaaggtgagttggcatactaaaaataaaaaaatttagttctCGAAAAACTCAACTTCAACCATACCCAAttgttgtttataattttagtcaatctCTTATGATGATTAAATTtgtacaggtctgtaagaaatacCTAAAAAGactgcacatcatttattatcatattgaactgatatattctatcttaacaatctaaaatattaataacatactacttttaaattatagacaaccaatatagccaataccattgaagcaaaatgtcttacagattcagcaaattttacgtaATTTCTTACATGTACCATTTAGCTAAGGATTATAGCCAAAGCGGTTGTAGATGCTCTAATACTACTACTACCTTATATTCCGTTTcaattatttcatttattatttgcaCACATTTGGAGATTCTttgtaatattctttttatttatctaataaaaaattaacgtcaaacttttattaagaaaaaaatattataaatttatattttataagagattcaaaatacgtgtcaaaaattaatataaagaaTCCGTTCATGTCAAATAAAAGAGAGAGTGGTTTTAATACTCTTGCTATATTTTTTctgctaaataaaaatttgttatttaaaaatatttattcagaaaaaaaaataatttgaaataaattatgtaaatatattttaacggaatttaaaaacaaaatattttgatcCAAAAATATCCGAAACCGAAATCATTATCGATTTGTCTTTTCTCACCGCGAGTTAAATTCTTGGATCCGTTACCGATTAAAGTATCTCGTACATCGTAATGCATGCCTCACgagtaaattaatataaatcgcATAATTCGGagataaaatgatgaaaaaggACATGCAGAAATGATGAGAAAGTGAGAATAAGGTGATAACCTGAGTTGGTATGGGACGCTGGGACAGCTtcaaatctagtcaatatacttatataaaggagaagcgaggggcgtgtaggtggcgcctctcacatcgctccgttctatttttctaattttttggaatatttggatgaaaaatatcaaaaattagaactacctttttcagtttcggatatattagaagcaaatttcagaatctgattttgtttcagattatttatgcaatataatagcttgaaaattttaatctgattttgtttctatataaaggagaagcgaggagcgtgtaggtggcgtctctcacatcgctccgttctatttttctaattttctgtaattttcggattaaaaatatcaaaaattagaactactttttttagtttcggatatattagaagcaagtttttgaatctgattttgtttcaaattatttatggaatatagcaggttgaaagttttaatatgattttgtttcatattatttaattatgagaaagagtggcacacaagtctctctgcacccaTAAATATCCCTATAGGTTGTagagttttggatcatctaaacacaatctactctctctctcaatattaCAACTCTACCTCTCTTTGGTACAGTTCTCTTACTCAGTGgcgccgttcttctgcaacgataagtgaaggctgtttatatggtattaaaaaaaataaagttgttgcaagcaaaggtagttatagaccgctatgtgggagtcgacaaatccaaacacgggagaaaaaTATTGTCTTGAAataatattgatggatgatatcaataagttaactattagtgatgtatgtttgttggttattcttttataatatttgttttatttatcagatgttattaatttttatatgagtactttgtatacatgaaaatattattcatgcattatctgtatgattcgttcaagcaacttttaagtgaagactgttcctacagtattaaaaaataaaggttgttacaagccgctatctcacggatttaagttagatgtttttgtgcacaatcaatccaaaaaaaggGAGGAAAGTGAAAATGTAAGAACGtgatttctttaaaaaaaaaacataaataaaattaagcgtcgtgttttaaattgttaattacgtgtagaaatttatttttattttttcaccatgaattatagtccaattttgcaaaaaaaaaaagtattggtattacatcaagatttttataatataaaatttattttatcctaaaaatattaatttttaatcattaatatactttttat of Daucus carota subsp. sativus chromosome 3, DH1 v3.0, whole genome shotgun sequence contains these proteins:
- the LOC108210523 gene encoding calcineurin B-like protein 4, translating into MLDLLRVVYKVVILVIFRLAPCASCVLNVDSLMGCFPSKTRKHTPGYEEPTVLASETSFTVSEVEALFQLFRKLSSSIIDDGLINKEELQLALFRNRNKKNLFADRIFDLFDVKRNGVIEFGEFVRSLSIFHPDAPVSDKIEFAFRLYDLRQTGFIERDELKEMVVALLHESDLILSEDYIELIVDKTYTDADAKGDGRIDREEWKEFVSKNPSLIKNMTLPYLKDITLAFPSFVLQSEVQDFEM